Proteins encoded by one window of Phytohabitans houttuyneae:
- a CDS encoding SGNH/GDSL hydrolase family protein gives MPTGRQLGRATAITLVAGTVGGAALLAGEAVIARSRRYAQPEMGLALRTTMGPPTAPPLRLVLMGDSSSMGVGVEQLADTVGGQLATMLAEGTPALPPRHVQLSSVGVSGSRSTDLATQVARALLGGRPDVAVILIGANDATTLRRPTESAAYLGAAVRRLRDAGVEVVVGTCPDLGAVRAIAPPLRQVTGWLGRRMGRAQAKAVRAAGGTVVDLAGETGAVFRADAGTLCYDGFHPSADGYRVWAHALLPAVIHAAVPTSR, from the coding sequence ATGCCCACGGGGCGACAGCTGGGCCGCGCGACGGCGATCACGTTGGTCGCCGGGACGGTCGGCGGCGCCGCACTGCTGGCCGGTGAGGCGGTCATCGCCCGCAGCCGGCGGTACGCGCAGCCGGAGATGGGACTCGCGCTGCGCACCACCATGGGCCCGCCCACCGCACCTCCCCTGCGCCTCGTGCTGATGGGCGACTCGTCCTCGATGGGCGTGGGCGTGGAGCAGCTCGCCGACACCGTGGGCGGCCAGCTCGCCACGATGCTCGCCGAGGGCACGCCGGCCCTGCCCCCGCGGCACGTGCAGCTCTCTTCGGTCGGTGTGTCCGGTTCCCGTTCCACGGATCTGGCCACCCAGGTCGCGCGGGCGCTGCTCGGCGGCCGTCCCGACGTGGCCGTGATCCTGATCGGGGCCAACGACGCGACCACGCTGCGCCGCCCCACCGAGTCCGCCGCGTACCTGGGCGCGGCCGTGCGGCGCCTTCGTGACGCGGGCGTCGAGGTGGTCGTCGGCACCTGCCCCGACCTCGGCGCGGTCCGCGCGATCGCCCCGCCGCTGCGCCAGGTGACCGGGTGGCTGGGCCGCCGCATGGGTCGCGCGCAGGCCAAGGCGGTGCGGGCGGCGGGCGGCACGGTGGTCGACCTGGCCGGCGAGACCGGAGCGGTGTTCCGGGCGGACGCGGGCACGCTCTGCTACGACGGCTTCCACCCCTCGGCGGACGGCTACCGGGTGTGGGCTCACGCGCTGCTGCCGGCGGTGATCCACGCGGCCGTCCCCACCTCCCGCTGA
- a CDS encoding acetyl-CoA C-acetyltransferase: MPNAVIVATARSPIGRAHKGSLREVRPDDLAATIVRAALDKVPQLDPAEIDDLYLGCGLPGGEQGFNMARVVATLLGYDRLPGATLTRYCASSLQTTRMAFHAIAAGEGDVFVSAGVECVSRYARGNSDGLPPEAQALVGGGWENPRYDKARARSTERTQAGAPVWQDPRDGGELPDVYLAMGQTAENLAQIKGVSREDMDEFGVRSQNLAEKAIADGFWAREITPVTVPSGDVVSTDDGPRPGVTLEGVAGLKPVFRPDGRITAGNCCPLNDGAAAVVVMSETRARDLGITPLARIVSTGVTALSPEIMGLGPVEATKQALKRAGMTIDDVDLVEINEAFAAQVIPSYRDLDIPLDKLNVMGGAIAVGHPFGMTGARITGTLLNALDWHDKTIGLETMCVGGGQGMAMIVERLS; this comes from the coding sequence ATGCCGAACGCCGTCATCGTCGCCACCGCTCGCTCCCCCATCGGCCGGGCACACAAGGGCTCGCTGCGCGAGGTCCGCCCCGACGACCTGGCAGCCACGATCGTGCGCGCCGCGCTCGACAAGGTGCCCCAGCTCGACCCCGCCGAGATCGACGACCTCTACCTCGGCTGCGGCCTGCCCGGCGGCGAGCAGGGCTTCAACATGGCCCGCGTCGTGGCCACCCTGCTCGGCTACGACCGGCTGCCCGGCGCCACGCTGACGCGGTACTGCGCGTCTTCGCTGCAGACCACGCGGATGGCGTTCCACGCGATCGCGGCAGGCGAGGGCGACGTGTTCGTCTCGGCGGGCGTGGAGTGCGTATCGCGTTACGCGCGGGGCAACTCCGACGGCCTCCCGCCCGAGGCGCAGGCCCTCGTCGGCGGCGGCTGGGAAAACCCGCGCTACGACAAGGCGCGCGCCCGTTCGACGGAGCGGACCCAGGCCGGCGCGCCGGTGTGGCAGGACCCGCGGGACGGCGGCGAGCTGCCCGACGTCTACCTGGCGATGGGCCAGACCGCGGAAAACCTCGCCCAAATCAAGGGCGTGAGCCGCGAGGACATGGACGAGTTCGGCGTACGCAGCCAGAACCTCGCCGAGAAGGCCATCGCGGACGGCTTCTGGGCCCGCGAGATCACGCCGGTGACGGTGCCCTCCGGCGATGTTGTCAGCACCGACGACGGGCCGCGCCCCGGCGTGACGCTTGAGGGCGTGGCCGGCCTGAAGCCGGTCTTCCGCCCCGACGGCCGGATCACCGCCGGCAACTGCTGCCCGCTCAACGACGGCGCGGCCGCCGTGGTCGTGATGAGCGAGACCCGCGCTCGCGACCTCGGCATCACGCCGCTGGCCCGCATCGTCTCGACCGGCGTCACCGCGCTCTCCCCCGAGATCATGGGGCTGGGCCCGGTGGAGGCCACGAAGCAGGCGCTCAAGCGCGCCGGCATGACCATCGACGACGTCGACCTTGTCGAGATCAACGAGGCGTTCGCGGCGCAGGTCATCCCCTCCTACCGCGACCTGGACATCCCGCTGGACAAGCTCAACGTCATGGGCGGCGCCATCGCGGTCGGCCACCCGTTCGGCATGACCGGCGCGCGCATCACGGGCACGCTGCTCAACGCCCTCGACTGGCACGACAAGACGATCGGCCTGGAGACCATGTGCGTCGGCGGCGGCCAGGGGATGGCGATGATCGTGGAACGGCTCAGCTGA
- a CDS encoding MFS transporter, with translation METRNPHRWWILIVLCLSSLVLVVDGMALTVAVPAMTEDLGASPQDTQWILDSYILVFAGLLLTSGSLGDRFGRRRVMLIGLVLFGAASLGAMFVANPGEMIALRVAMGVGGALIMPSTLSILITVFDETERGKAMAAWSSVSMLGLVGSPVLGGVLIAHFSWQAIFLINVPVVGLAILAGVLLMPESKGQWQKPDPLGAVLSAVGMTALVWWIIELPKHGAFGERSGIVLAVAVVALVGFVIWENVTPAPMVPLVLFKHRNFSGGSLSLALLQIGNGGLLLVLTQYLQFVLGYSPIKAGLAFVPLAVTALVGNTIGATYAARLGNRPLVLAGMLVMASSFGLLTTVSPDTGFAVPAVALGLLGLGAGMAMPAAVSALMGTIPAEQAGVGSALNDTIQQAGTALGIAILGSLLTSGYASRMPAGAPEQARESIGGALAAGDSGLVDAAREAFTSSMSLTFLIAAVGVLAAAILSTVVMRDAKRKPDVEAAKELELTA, from the coding sequence ATGGAAACCCGTAATCCACACCGCTGGTGGATCCTCATCGTGCTGTGCCTGAGCAGCCTGGTCCTGGTCGTGGACGGCATGGCGCTGACCGTCGCGGTGCCGGCCATGACCGAGGACCTCGGCGCCAGCCCGCAGGACACCCAGTGGATCCTCGACTCCTACATCCTGGTTTTCGCCGGGCTCCTGCTCACCTCCGGCAGCCTCGGCGACCGGTTCGGCCGGCGGAGGGTGATGCTGATCGGGCTGGTGCTCTTCGGGGCGGCGTCACTGGGTGCGATGTTCGTGGCCAACCCGGGCGAGATGATCGCCCTGCGCGTCGCGATGGGCGTCGGCGGCGCGCTGATCATGCCGTCCACGTTGTCGATCCTCATTACGGTCTTCGACGAGACCGAGCGCGGCAAGGCGATGGCCGCGTGGAGTTCGGTGTCGATGCTCGGCCTGGTCGGCAGCCCGGTGCTCGGCGGCGTGCTGATCGCACACTTCTCGTGGCAGGCGATCTTCCTGATCAACGTTCCGGTGGTGGGTCTCGCGATCCTGGCCGGTGTGCTGCTGATGCCTGAGTCCAAGGGCCAGTGGCAGAAGCCGGACCCGCTCGGCGCGGTGCTCTCCGCCGTCGGCATGACCGCGCTGGTGTGGTGGATCATCGAGTTGCCCAAGCACGGCGCGTTCGGCGAGCGCTCGGGCATCGTCCTCGCGGTCGCGGTGGTGGCGCTGGTCGGCTTCGTGATCTGGGAAAACGTCACGCCCGCGCCGATGGTCCCGCTGGTGCTCTTCAAGCACCGCAACTTCAGCGGCGGCTCGCTCTCGCTGGCCCTGCTGCAGATCGGCAACGGCGGCCTGCTGCTGGTTCTGACCCAGTACCTGCAGTTCGTGCTCGGCTACTCGCCGATCAAGGCGGGCCTTGCGTTCGTGCCGCTGGCGGTCACGGCGCTCGTGGGCAACACGATCGGCGCCACCTACGCGGCCCGGCTCGGCAACCGCCCGCTGGTGCTGGCCGGCATGCTGGTGATGGCCTCGTCCTTCGGCCTGCTGACCACCGTCTCGCCGGACACCGGCTTCGCCGTCCCGGCCGTCGCGCTGGGCCTGCTCGGCCTGGGCGCCGGCATGGCGATGCCGGCCGCGGTGAGCGCGCTGATGGGCACCATCCCGGCCGAGCAGGCGGGCGTCGGCTCGGCGCTGAACGACACGATCCAGCAGGCCGGCACCGCACTCGGCATCGCGATCCTGGGCTCGCTGCTCACCAGCGGCTACGCCAGCCGGATGCCGGCCGGCGCGCCGGAGCAGGCTCGGGAGTCGATCGGCGGCGCGCTCGCGGCGGGCGACAGCGGCCTGGTCGACGCGGCACGCGAGGCGTTCACCTCGTCGATGTCGCTGACCTTCCTGATCGCCGCGGTCGGCGTGCTGGCCGCCGCGATCCTGTCCACCGTGGTCATGCGCGACGCGAAGCGGAAGCCCGACGTCGAGGCGGCCAAGGAGCTCGAGCTCACCGCCTGA
- a CDS encoding TetR/AcrR family transcriptional regulator — translation MAARTKPIPSVWARQESGPDQPALSRASIVRQAIAMLDAEGIEALSMRKLGARLNAGATSLYRHVATKDELIELAVDEVFGEIAIPDAGGAGWRVAAAEAARSFRATALRHTWLPRCSARRGWPTWGPTSCRLPNGWPHSSSRPAFRSRAARSTPCCLT, via the coding sequence ATGGCCGCCAGGACGAAGCCGATCCCGTCCGTGTGGGCCCGGCAGGAGTCCGGGCCCGACCAGCCAGCGCTCAGCCGGGCGTCGATCGTGCGGCAGGCGATCGCGATGCTGGACGCCGAGGGCATCGAGGCGCTGAGCATGCGCAAGCTGGGTGCACGGCTCAATGCCGGCGCCACCTCGCTGTACCGTCACGTGGCAACCAAGGACGAGCTGATCGAGCTCGCGGTCGACGAGGTCTTCGGCGAGATCGCCATCCCCGACGCGGGCGGCGCTGGCTGGCGGGTCGCGGCCGCCGAAGCCGCCCGTTCCTTCCGCGCGACCGCGCTGCGCCACACCTGGCTGCCCCGATGCTCGGCCAGGCGGGGCTGGCCTACCTGGGGCCCAACCTCATGTCGTTTACCGAACGGCTGGCCGCACTCTTCGTCGAGGCCGGCTTTCCGGAGCCGAGCGGCGCGATCGACGCCCTGCTGTCTTACGTGA
- a CDS encoding TetR/AcrR family transcriptional regulator C-terminal domain-containing protein, whose protein sequence is MSFTERLAALFVEAGFPEPSGAIDALLSYVIGMSTTEAAWLTTVARSGETEASFIARLMPAAQQAAVDYPHLAQAQVDATIDPAEVRESKFAYGLEIVLDGLATRMPTGGVDH, encoded by the coding sequence ATGTCGTTTACCGAACGGCTGGCCGCACTCTTCGTCGAGGCCGGCTTTCCGGAGCCGAGCGGCGCGATCGACGCCCTGCTGTCTTACGTGATCGGGATGAGCACCACCGAGGCCGCCTGGCTCACCACGGTCGCCCGCTCCGGGGAGACGGAGGCGAGCTTCATCGCCCGGCTCATGCCCGCCGCGCAGCAGGCCGCCGTCGACTACCCGCACCTGGCCCAGGCGCAGGTCGACGCCACAATCGACCCCGCCGAGGTCCGCGAGAGCAAGTTCGCGTACGGCCTGGAGATCGTCCTGGACGGCCTGGCGACCCGCATGCCCACCGGCGGCGTTGACCACTGA